Proteins from a single region of Hydra vulgaris chromosome 12, alternate assembly HydraT2T_AEP:
- the LOC100205670 gene encoding uncharacterized protein LOC100205670 isoform X2: protein MPVLYSRKRLTQDELKHMKPYILELRKREQEKNVSILQQIKQEDDAMKTECQELEELEKQINEQERLLYDVKKKIEESEVHLFVLRNKKCEIFSNIRETLTKSEKPLDDITEIH, encoded by the exons ATGCCTGTTCTTTATAGTAGGAAAAGATTGACGCAAGATGAATTGAAGCATATGAAGCCGTATATATTGGAATTAAGGAAAAgggaacaagaaaaaaatgtttctattttACAGCAAATAAAACAAGAAGATGATGCAATGAAAACAGAATGCCAAGAGTTAGAggaattagaaaaacaaataaat GAGCAAGAAAGATTACTTTATGATGTCAAAAAAAAGATAGAAGAAAGTGAAGTTCATCTTTTCGTGTTACGCAACAAAAAGTGTGAAATATTTTCCAACATTAGAGAG acgttaactaaaagtgaaaaaccACTTGATGATATAACAG AAATACATTAG
- the LOC100202010 gene encoding serine/threonine-protein kinase ICK isoform X2 yields the protein MTITGMNRYKTMKKLGDGTYGSVMLGKTYDTGETVAIKKMKRKYYSWEECMNLREVKSLRKLNHANLIKLKEVIRENDQLYFIFEYMKENLYQLMKNRDKIFPESAIRNIMYQILQGLAFMHKTGFFHRDMKPENLLCSGPEIVKIADFGLVREIRSRPPYTDYVSTRWYRAPEVLLRSTNYSSPIDIFACGCIMAELYTLRPLFPGSSEVDMIFKLCSVMGTPSKDDWPEGYQLANAMNFKFPNMVATPLKQLIPNASKEGLQLLEDMLNWNPQKRPTAQQALRYPFFQVGQNMQTTEKLQATQLQRRISISKSNAIQKSITHDDNEKHVNINAKKNTKDSLDVFTRNDSMSSAKLSEMSKGSLSSRKRWGYEKTETKPDEFDEILDELNTSKSDFRLVNSRHIAKKEPLDSIFSPLPSIEAKTDSKKNPPSAGPNSAKQHYMQRSRYYPGGPNAPIKPSIEGRIIDIGSGKKLVELTSDTKKDSFKNWILGDIKPSPAAQNLDDLKNDRNQKMLGGGVIWKPPALSNTKPTLAQISTGSENRSKLGVHGRTDWTNKYGGR from the exons atgaCGATTACAGGAATGAACCGTtacaaaactatgaaaaaattagGTGATGGTACATATGGTTCTGTTATGCTTGGAAAGACCTATGATACTGGTGAAACTGTTGCtattaaaaa AATGAAAAGAAAATACTACTCTTGGGAAGAATGTATGAATCTTAGAGAAGTCAAG AGTTTACGAAAACTCAATCATGCAAACTTGATCAAATTGAAAGAAGTAATACGTGAAAATGatcagctttattttatttttgagtatatgaaagaaaatctttatcaattaaTGAAAAACAG agataaGATTTTCCCTGAGTCAGCAATTCGTAATATAATGTATCAAATTCTTCAAGGCCTGGCATTTATGCACAAAACAG ggtttTTTCACAGGGACATGAAACCAGAAAATCTTTTATGCAGTGGACCTGAAATTGTGAAAATTGCAGATTTTGGATTAGTCAGGGAAATTCGCTCTAGACCTCCTTACACAGACTATGTTTCAACAAGATG GTATAGGGCACCTGAGGTATTACTTCGATCAACTAATTATAGTTCACCAATTGATATCTTTGCTTGTGGTTGCATAATGGCAGAGCTTTATACACTTCGTCCTTTATTTCCTGGTTCAAGTGAAGTTGACATGATTTTTAAGCTTTGTTCAGTTATGGGTACTCCATCCAAG GATGATTGGCCTGAAGGCTATCAATTAGCAAATGCTATGAATTTCAAGTTTCCAAATATG gttgCTACTCCACTTAAACAACTTATTCCTAATGCAAGTAAAGAAGGTCTTCAATTACTTGAGGACATGCTAAATTGGAATCCTCAAAAACGACCAACTGCACAACAAGCTTTGCGATATCCATTTTTCCAAGTAGGTCAAAATATGCAGACAACAGAGAAACTTCAGGCCACACAATTACAAAGGCGTATTTCAATAAGCAAATCAAATGCAATTCAAAAAAGCATAACTCATGATGACAATGAAAAACATGTAAACATAAATGCTAAGAAAAATACAAAGGATTCTTTGGATGTTTTTACAAGAAATGATTCTATGTCTAGTGCAAAGCTTTCTGAAATGAGTAAAGGGTCACTATCTTCACGTAAAAGGTGGGGTTAtgaaaaaactgaaacaaaacCAGATGAGTTCGATGAAATACTGGACGAACTTAATACCAGTAAATCAGATTTTCGATTGGTTAATAGCAGG CATATTGCAAAAAAAGAACCATTGGATTCAATTTTTAG tccCTTACCAAGTATTGAAGCAAAAactgattcaaaaaaaaatcctccATCAGCAGGACCCAATTCTGCAAAGCAACATTACATGCAAAGATCAAGGTATTATCCTGGTGGACCAAATGCTCCTATTAAGCCCTCAATAGAAGGAAGAATAATTGACATTGGATCAGGAAAGAAACTAGTTGAGTTGACATCAGATACGAAAAAAGATTCATTTAAGAACTGGATCTTAGGAGATATTAAACCATCTCCAGCAGCACAGAATTtggatgatttaaaaaatgatcgTAATCAAAAGATGTtag GAGGAGGTGTGATTTGGAAGCCCCCAGCTTTGTCAAATACTAAACCAACTCTAGCCCAAATATCTACAGGTAGTGAAAATCGCTCTAAGTTAGGTGTTCATGGTAGAACTGATTGGACAAACAA gtacGGTGGAAGGTGA